The following coding sequences are from one Longimicrobiaceae bacterium window:
- a CDS encoding TrmJ/YjtD family RNA methyltransferase: MSRQALDGIVVVLWQTQDYVNIAGTIRAMKNFGLTRLRLVAPAAWDPWRIEGIAHDTGEIVAATQIFETLQEALADCSFVTGMTARARRAKRAVARPRDLAPELLSLAAESVAGGRGPIAILYGREDHGLNNEALDLCHRTAIIPTNPDHSSLNLAQAVMVMAYELWMAAEGETQPFREHRRTAPPASVELLELVFGDAERALWGIDFFKTRQTESVMRTLRELVRRADVDAREANFLRAIFIEIVKYLTRKGVYEGPPVSGAAPSAEALSSISVDEPPQE; the protein is encoded by the coding sequence GTGAGCCGGCAGGCATTGGACGGGATCGTCGTGGTCCTGTGGCAGACGCAGGACTACGTGAACATCGCAGGCACCATCCGGGCGATGAAGAACTTCGGCCTCACGCGGCTGCGCCTGGTCGCGCCCGCCGCGTGGGACCCGTGGCGGATCGAGGGCATCGCCCACGACACGGGCGAGATCGTGGCGGCCACGCAGATCTTCGAGACGCTGCAGGAGGCGCTGGCGGACTGCTCGTTCGTCACGGGGATGACGGCCCGCGCGCGCCGGGCCAAGCGCGCCGTCGCCCGCCCCCGCGACCTCGCGCCCGAGCTGCTTTCCCTCGCGGCAGAGTCCGTGGCGGGCGGCCGCGGCCCCATCGCCATCCTGTACGGCCGCGAAGACCACGGGCTGAACAACGAGGCCCTGGACCTGTGCCACCGCACGGCCATCATCCCCACCAACCCGGATCACTCGTCGCTGAACCTGGCGCAGGCGGTGATGGTGATGGCGTACGAGCTGTGGATGGCGGCCGAGGGCGAGACGCAGCCCTTCCGCGAGCACCGCCGCACGGCCCCGCCCGCCAGCGTGGAGCTGCTGGAGCTGGTGTTCGGCGACGCGGAGCGGGCGCTGTGGGGCATCGACTTCTTCAAGACCCGGCAGACCGAGAGCGTGATGCGCACCCTCCGCGAGCTCGTCCGCCGCGCGGACGTGGACGCCCGCGAGGCCAACTTCCTGCGCGCCATCTTCATCGAGATCGTGAAGTACCTCACCCGCAAGGGCGTCTACGAAGGCCCGCCGGTCTCCGGTGCCGCGCCCTCCGCGGAGGCTCTCTCCTCCATATCGGTCGACGAGCCACCGCAGGAGTAG